TGACCGAGCCGGCCGAGACGATCCGCATGCGCGTCGGGGGGCTGATTCTGGACCCCGATTCGAACACCCCCATCGTCGTTCTACGCGATGCCGAAGGTGGCCGCTTCCTTCCCATCTGGATCGGTCCCTTCGAGGCCAACGCCATCGTGATGCGCCTGGAGGGTGTCGAAGCTCCCCGGCCCATGACCCACGATCTGCTCCTCAGCGGCCTCCAGGAGCTCCAGGCAGAGGTCCGCCAGATCCTCATCTGCGACCTGAAGGACAACACCTTCTACGCGCGGAT
This portion of the Acidobacteriota bacterium genome encodes:
- a CDS encoding bifunctional nuclease family protein, which translates into the protein MTEPAETIRMRVGGLILDPDSNTPIVVLRDAEGGRFLPIWIGPFEANAIVMRLEGVEAPRPMTHDLLLSGLQELQAEVRQILICDLKDNTFYARIYLSQGKEEIVLDARPSDAIALALRAEAPILVATSVLKEASTDERTTKLTEEERIRKWLEELEPEDLGEYEM